ACAAAGATGGGAAAATGGGCAACGTGGTGCTCGGGTTTGATAGCCTGGCAGGTTATATGAGCCCGGAGTACCTGAAGAGCGGGCCTTATTTCGGTGCCATTGTAGGCCGCTACGGCAACCGCATCGCCAAAGGCAAATTCACGATTGACGGCCAGGAGTATACGCTGGCCAAGAACAACGGCGAAAACCACCTGCACGGCGGCATCAAAGGGTTTGACAAAGTAGTGTGGGAGGCGGAGCCACTGCCGGAGCAGAACGCCCTGAAACTAACTTATGTGAGCCCTGACGGCGAGGAAGGCTACCCAGGCAAGCTCACCACCACCGTTACCTACACCCTCACCGACGACAATGAGATAAAAATTGACTACGAGGCAACGACAGACAAAGCCACGCCTGTCAACCTGACGAACCACAGCTACTTTAACCTGGCGGCTGGCCAGGCCGGGGACGCGCTGGACCATGTGGTGACGCTGAATGCGGACAAATACACGGTAGTGGATGAGTCGCTGATTCCGACGGGCGAGCTGCGCGATGTGAAAGGCACTGTGATGGATTTCACTTCCCCGCATGCCATTGGCGAGCGCGTGAACGAGGTGGAAGGCGGTGGCTACGACCACAACTACGTGCTGAACGGCGAGGATGGCAATCTGAAAAAAGCCGCCACCGTATATGAGCCTACGAGCGGACGCGTGATGGAAGTGTTCACCACCGAGCCCGGCATCCAGTTCTACTCCGGCAACTTCCTGGACGGCACCATTACCGGCAGCGGCGGCAACACCTACAAGAAGCACTACGGCTTTGCCTTGGAGACGCAGCACTTCCCGGACTCTCCGAACCAGAAGGATTTCCCGTCAACCATACTGGAGCCGGGCGAAACCTACGAATCAACTACTGTATATAAATTCTCGGTAAGAGACGACGCACAGGCCGCGCAATAGCAGGCAAGTTGAACATCAGCTATATATAAAAAGCCGCTCAAGCAGACAGCCTGAGCGGCTTTTTATATATAAGGGCAGCGAGTCGGGCCATCTGATAACAAAGCAGAACCGGCACCTGTTAAAAAGCAATAACTCTGGGGTGCAGCAGCCCCGACATATGATAAACGCAATCGCCTGCTGCCGGACTTTTGGCTTATATCGCTGATACAAACTTAAAGGTATAGGGTATATGTAATTGACTTTGTCCCACTTTGAAGAGCGATAAAGTCAGAGATGTAAAAGCATAGTAGAGTTTTGCAGGCATATATAAATCAAGAATAACAACATGAAGCATACGAAAACCGCGTTCCTGTTCGACCTGAACGGAACGGTGATAGATGATATGGAGTACCACGCGGAGGCCTGGCACGAGATACTGACAAACGACCTGGGCGCCGACCTGACCTGGGGCGAGGTGAAGAAGGAAATGTACGGCAAGAACAGCGAGGTGCTGGCCCGCATCTTCGGCGAAAACCATTTCTCAGACAAGGAAGTCCAGCAGTTGTCTTTCAAGAAGGAACAATATTACCAGCAAGCCTATAAGCCGCACCTGAAGCTCATCAACGGGCTGCATGATTTTCTGAAAAAGGCTGCCGCGCACGATGTGAAAATGGCCATTGCCTCGGCTGCCATCACCGACAACATCAATTTTGTGGTGGACAACCTGGATGTGCGGCAGTATTTTGACGCTTTCGTGAGCGCAGACGATGTGACAACGAGCAAGCCGGACCCGGAGACATTCTTGGAAGCGGCCAAAAAGCTACACGCAGATCCGGCGGATTGCATTGTATTTGAGGATGCCCCGAAAGGCGTGGAGGCGGCGCAGAATGCCGGCATGAAGTGCGTGGTCATCACCACGGCCCACCCCAAAGAAGACTTTAAACAATACGAAAACGTGATTGCCTATATAGGCGATTACACAGATCCCTATATAACCAATTTCTTCTCAGTGCAGGAGTAGAGGTATATATGGCTTGAAGTAAAACAGCAGCAGCGGACTTTAGAGCCCGCTGCTGCTGTTTTATATATAATTGCCGCCTATCTCAGAACGTGCAGTTCACCTGGTAATATACCTCGCTCCAGCGCAGCTCGTTCTGCAGTTGGCGCAGACGGGTGTCTTTGTCGATGACCACGGATTCAATGCCAGCCATGTCAGCGAAATCCTGCAACTGCTCGGAAGTCAGGTTTTGGCTGTAGCAGGTGTGGTGTGCGCCTCCGGCCAGTATCCAGGCGGCGCAGCCTGTTTTCATGTCCGGGTACGGCTTCCAGAGCACGCGGGCTACAGGCAGATTTGGCAGGTCGTGCTGCGGCTCCACCGCCTCCACCTCATTCACCAGCAGCCTGAAGCGATTGCCCATGTCAATGATGGAGGCGTTCAGCGCCGGGCCACCGGCCACGTTAAACACCAGGCGCACCGGGTCGGCTTTGCCGCCGATGCCCAGTGGGTGTACCTCGCACGAGGGCCTGCCGCTGGCGATAGACTCGTCAATCTCGAGCATATGGGAGCCCAGCACCAGCGCGTTGTTCGGGTCGAAGTGGTAGGTATAGTCCTCCATGAAAGCGTTTCCGCCCGGAAGGCCGCTGCCCATCACTTTCATGGCGCGCACCAGCGCAGCCGTTTTCCAGTCGCCTTCCCCGGCAAAGCCATAGCCCTGGCCCATCAGGCGCTGCGCCGCAATGCCCGGCAACTGCACCATGCCGTGCAAATCCTCGAAGGTGTCAGAAAAGCCTTTGAAGTTGCCATCCTCCAGGAAAGTGCGCAGCCCGAGTTCTATCCTGGCCGCATCGCGGAGTGCATTATATTGGCCGCCACCCTTGCGCAGCGCTTCCACCACGGCATAGCGTTCCTCATACTCCTGCGTCAGCGTGTCCACTTCTCCGTCGCTGATTTGGTTGATGAACTGGACCAAATCGCCGATGCCGTAGGTGTTGACGGAGAAGCCAAACTTCATTTCGGCCTCTACTTTGTCGCCCTCGGTTACGGCCACGTAGCGCATGTTGTCGCCGAAGCGGGCGAACTTGGCGCCCTGCCAGTCGTGCCAGCCGCAGGCCACGCGCGCCCAGGAGCCGATTTGCTCCAGCACCTCGGCCTCCTGCCAGTGGCCCACCACCACCTTGCGGTTCATGCGCAGCCGCGACACGATGAAACCGAACTCGCGGTCGCCGTGCGCGCTCTGGTTCAGGTTCATGAAATCCATGTCGATGGAGTTCCACGGAATGTCGCGGTTGAACTGGGTGTGCAGGTGCAGGAGCGGCTTCTTCAATATCTTCAATCCGCCAATCCACATTTTGGCGGGGGAGAAGGTGTGCATCCAGGCCACCACGCCCACGCAGTTTTCGGCCACGTTCGCATCCTGGCAGATGCGGAAAATCTCCTCTGTCGTCTTCACCACGGGCTTAAACACCACCCGTACCGGCACCTGCCCGGCCTGGTCGAGGCCCTGCGCGATTTGCTGTGAGTGTTCTGCTACCTGGCGCAGCGTCTCCTCCCCATATAGATGCTGGCTGCCCGTCACAAACCAGATTTCGAATTGCTTTAAGTCTACCATATATAAAGTGTATTTTTAACAATAATTGGTAAAGGCAAAAAGAAGGCGCTGCAGCAATTAAGCTACAGCGCCCTCTCTTAAAATTAATACCACAGGAAGTAGTAAATCAAACCGATGATAAGTATTACGCCCGCTGCACCGATGTTGAACGGTGTGCCGGTGTTAAAGAGCACCGGGTCCGACACAATGGCTTTCGGGTCGGAGAGCGGCATCTTGGCGTTGGTGTACAGGATGATGCCAATCATCGCGAACAGCGCCGCCAGGAAGAAGAGCGACTCAATGCCGTAATAACTGTACTCCGGCGTGTAAACGATAGCGGCAATCAGTGTAATTATAGCCAGCACGAAGAACACATAGGAATAACCCGCAATTTTGCGCTGCCTGCTCTCTGGCGGAAGCGGCGACTTCACTTTAACGCCCTTCTCGGCAAAGCTGATGACGGAGGCGATGAGGCATAGGATGATGAACACATAGCCCATGCGCAGCAGGAAAGGCATATCGGGGCTGATAATCTTGAAGACGATACCGGCCGGGATGGTGGCGATGGCCGTCCAGAGGGCGGCGTTGGCGGTAATCTGTCGCCAGAAGAGCCCCATGCCGAACACGGCTACCACACCCGGGTATATATAGCCCGTGTACTCCTGTATATACTGGAACACCTGGTCGAGCGAGCTGAGCTGTGGCGCCACAATGGCGGCAATGGCCAGGGAAACAATCGCCACTATCCTGCCCACGCGCACCAACTGGCGGCTCGAGGCATTGGGCTTAAAGTAAGGGTTATATATGTCCATCGTGAAGATGGTGGCGGTGCTGTTTACCATCGAGGCGAGTGAAGACACAATGGCGGCGGCCAGGGCGGCAAAAGCAAGTCCACGGATACCGGACGGCACAAAGTTTTTCAACAGCCAGGGGTACGCCTCATCCGACTTGTCGATGGTGCCGATTTCTGCCACGGTTTTTCCTAAGATAGCGGCAAGTTCCTCCGGGGTGTGGGCGTTCAGCAGCACGTAGGCGGCTATGCCCGGGATTACCACGATAAGCGGCATCAGAATTTTCAGGAAAGCGGCGAACAAAAGCCCGCGCTTGGCCTCGTTGATGCTCTTGGCAGCCAGCCCTTTCTGGATGATGTACTGGTTGAAGCCCCAGTAGCCCAGGTTGGTGGCCCACATGGCACCGGCAATCACTGCAATTCCGGGTAAATCAATGAAAGCGTCTTTTTGTCCTCCCGAGCCATCCGGCACATAAATCCTGCCTTCGGGTATCACCATGGTAAAGTGGTCGCGCGCCCGGTCGTAGAGGTTGAAGAGACCGGCCATTACACCGTCCCCGGCACCCACGGCATCCAGAGCAAGGAAGGTGGTTACCAGACCACCGCCTACCATAAACACCACCTGCACCACATCCGTCCAAGCTACGGCTTCCAGGCCGCCATAGATGGAGTAGATGGCGGAGAAAACCAGCAGGCCGATGATGCCATACTGGAGCGGAATGCCCATGATGCTCTCCATGGCAAGCGCCCCCAGGTAACTCACCGAGGTCAGGTTCACGAACACGTACACCAGCAGCCAGAAAACGGCGAACGCCGTGCTCACACCCCGGTTAAAACGCTGGTTCAGAAACTGCGGCATGGTGTAGATGCCCTTGTCGATGAACACGGGCAGGAAGAATTTAGCTACCACAAGCAGCGCGATGGCCGCCATCCACTCATAAGCCGAGATAGCCAGGCCAATGGCAAAGCCCGACCCCGAGGTGCCGATAAAGTGCTCGGCAGAGATGTTGGCCGCAATAAGGGAGGCGCCCACCGCCCACCAGGTCAGGGACTTGTCGGCCAGGAAGTACTCTTCAGATGTTTTCTCCACACCACCCTTGGTTCTGGAGACCCAAAGCCCCATGAACAGGATGGTAACAGCATACAGGATAAAGACTATGTAGTCTAACGTTGAGAATCCGGAGGTCATGTAGAAGTAGCGTTATAGTTTAGTTCTTTAAATTTTTTTAAGATATGAGAAAATATTCATTTCTCGCAATTTTCCTTTTCAAACCTTTTTTCTTCCCTTTTCAACAGCGGAACAGGGTGGCCCTTACTGCTGCCCGTAGTAGGAGTCGGGGCCGTGCTTGCGCTCGTAGTGTTTTTTAATGAGGGAGTCCTGCAGGCGCGGGGCGTCCGGCCTGATTTGCTCGGTTAGAAATGCCATGCGGGCCACCTCTTCCAGCACGGCGCTGTTATATACCGCCTTTGCCGCCGTCTTGCCCCAGGTAAACGGCGCGTGGTTGCCCACCAGCACCATCTCTACCTCCTCATGACGCATGCCTTTCTCCCGGAGGCAGTCCATTATCTGGAAGCCCGTCTGGTATTCGTAGTCCCCCTGTATCATCTCATCGCGCATGGGCGGCGCGCAGGGAATGTCCACGGTGTTGTGGTCGGCGTGCGTGGTGCCATATAGGGGGATATCGCGCTGCGCCTGTGCCCAGGCGGTGGCGTAGGTGGAGTGGGTGTGCACGATGCCCCCGATGTTCTCCCAATGCTTGTACAGCACGGCGTGCGTTTTGGTGTCGGAGGAGGGTCGGAGGCTGCCTTCCACGGTGTTGCCGTCAAAATCCACAATCACCATTTGCTCCGGAGAGAGAGCCTCGTACGGCACACCGCTTGGCTTGATGGCGAACACGCCCAGGCTGCGGTCGGCGGCGCTCACGTTGCCGAAGGTGAACAGCACCAGGCCCAGTTTGGGCAGCTGCATGTTCGCTTCGTAGGCTTCCTGTTTGATATGTTGGTATTGGCTCATATATAAAAGGACACAAGTATCAGGTATCAAGACACAAGACTCTTTGTATTGCGTCTAACTTATTCTAAATGATTTATGATGTGTGATGCTTCTATGGCGCGTGCAGTTCGATGCTGTCAGGGGTTTATATATGTTTTATCGCACCACTTTTTCCTGCACATCTGTTACCTGCGCCGTGGCCGGAGGAATCAGGTTTTCGATGGCCGCGCCGTGTGCTTTGTATTGCTCGTAGCGCTTGGCATATATGGCGGCGCGGGATGCGTCGGGGAAATACTCGGCATCAAAGCCCTGGCCCATGGCCTCCATGGCGTCTTCCACTCTACTATATATACCCGCAGCCGTGGCGGCAAACATGGCGGCCCCAATGGCGCAGGTCTGTTCTGATTTATGGATGCGGATCGGCATGTTCATCACATCGGCCATCATCTGCATGATAAAAGGCGACTTCTTCGCCACGCCTCCCAGTCCTATCAGCCCTTTTACCTGCACGCCCTGCTCGTTAAACCTGTCCACGATTTTCTTAGCGCCGAAACAGGTGGCCTCCACCAAGGCCCGGAACACGCGCGGTGCGTCACTGCCCAGGCCCAGGCCGAGGATGGCGCCCTTCAGCACCTGGTTGGCGTCCGGTGTCCGGCGACCGTTGAACCAGTCGATGGCAAAGGCGTCTTGCTCCGTGAGTGGCAACTGGGCCGCCTGCCGGGTAAGTTCCGGTATGATGCTGTCTGAGATTTCCCGGTAGAGCGCGTCTGCCGTTTCTTTGGATATAAGCTGCGACTGCGACAGCAGCTGCTGCAGCGGCCAGAGCAAAAGCTTTCTGAACCAGGCGTAGGTATCGCCGAAGGCCGACTGGCCCGCTTCGAGGCCCATCATGCCCGGTATCACGGAGCCGGGCACCTGGCCGCAGATGCCGCGCACCAGTTTGTCCTCCACCTCCGCGACAGGAGCAACCAGCATGTCGCAGGTCGAGGTACCCATAACCTTGCTCAGGTGGTAAGGCTCCACCTGACCACCCACGGCACCCATATGGGCATCAAACGCGCCCACGCCAACTATTACTTCTGTACTCAAACCCAGACGGTCGGCCCATTCCTGGCTCAGGTGTCCGGCGGCTTTGTCTGAGGCATAGGCATCTTTGAACAGGCGATCGGTGAAACCCTGCAGCAGCGGGTCGAGGGAGGCGAAGAATTCATCCGGCGGCAGGCCCCCGAACTCAGCGGCCCAAAGCGACTTGTGGCCGGCGGCGCACACGCTGCGCTTCATCTGCCTCACGTCGTTTCCGCCTGTCAGCAGGAACGGAACCCAATCGCAGTGCTCCACCCAGGAGTATATGGCCTCCCGCACCTGCGCGTCCTCGCGCAGCACATGCAGCAGCTTGGCCCAGAACCATTCCGAAGAATAGATGCCGCCCACGTACTGCAGGTAGTTGGTGTCGAATTTGGTGGCGTGCTCGTTTATCTCGGCGGCCTCCCGCACCGAAGTGTGATCTTTCCAGAGCACGAACATGGCGTTGGGGTTTTCCTCGAAACCCGGGAGCAGGGCCAGCGGCGTGCCGGTTCTGTCCACGGCCACGGGTGTGGAGCCGGTGGTGTCCACAGAGATGCCTTTTACGGCGGCAGCCACGCTTGCCCCGTCTTTGCTGACGCACTCCCTGATGGTCTGCTCCAGGCCCTCCATATAGTCCAGCGGGTGCTGCCTGAACTGATTGGTGCCGGCATTGC
This window of the Pontibacter russatus genome carries:
- a CDS encoding L-ribulose-5-phosphate 4-epimerase, which gives rise to MSQYQHIKQEAYEANMQLPKLGLVLFTFGNVSAADRSLGVFAIKPSGVPYEALSPEQMVIVDFDGNTVEGSLRPSSDTKTHAVLYKHWENIGGIVHTHSTYATAWAQAQRDIPLYGTTHADHNTVDIPCAPPMRDEMIQGDYEYQTGFQIMDCLREKGMRHEEVEMVLVGNHAPFTWGKTAAKAVYNSAVLEEVARMAFLTEQIRPDAPRLQDSLIKKHYERKHGPDSYYGQQ
- a CDS encoding aldose epimerase family protein, encoding MKKRNLSKKLLLLTLAGSIGASGLSSCSSQETNEAETETTTASNEQDSMEIKSEPFGKTKEGEETTLYTLTNENGMQVQITDYGATITSVLTPDKDGKMGNVVLGFDSLAGYMSPEYLKSGPYFGAIVGRYGNRIAKGKFTIDGQEYTLAKNNGENHLHGGIKGFDKVVWEAEPLPEQNALKLTYVSPDGEEGYPGKLTTTVTYTLTDDNEIKIDYEATTDKATPVNLTNHSYFNLAAGQAGDALDHVVTLNADKYTVVDESLIPTGELRDVKGTVMDFTSPHAIGERVNEVEGGGYDHNYVLNGEDGNLKKAATVYEPTSGRVMEVFTTEPGIQFYSGNFLDGTITGSGGNTYKKHYGFALETQHFPDSPNQKDFPSTILEPGETYESTTVYKFSVRDDAQAAQ
- a CDS encoding ribulokinase, giving the protein MKDTSYVIGVDYGTDSVRSVLVNAQNGEEVASSVYYYPRWQQGRFCNAGTNQFRQHPLDYMEGLEQTIRECVSKDGASVAAAVKGISVDTTGSTPVAVDRTGTPLALLPGFEENPNAMFVLWKDHTSVREAAEINEHATKFDTNYLQYVGGIYSSEWFWAKLLHVLREDAQVREAIYSWVEHCDWVPFLLTGGNDVRQMKRSVCAAGHKSLWAAEFGGLPPDEFFASLDPLLQGFTDRLFKDAYASDKAAGHLSQEWADRLGLSTEVIVGVGAFDAHMGAVGGQVEPYHLSKVMGTSTCDMLVAPVAEVEDKLVRGICGQVPGSVIPGMMGLEAGQSAFGDTYAWFRKLLLWPLQQLLSQSQLISKETADALYREISDSIIPELTRQAAQLPLTEQDAFAIDWFNGRRTPDANQVLKGAILGLGLGSDAPRVFRALVEATCFGAKKIVDRFNEQGVQVKGLIGLGGVAKKSPFIMQMMADVMNMPIRIHKSEQTCAIGAAMFAATAAGIYSRVEDAMEAMGQGFDAEYFPDASRAAIYAKRYEQYKAHGAAIENLIPPATAQVTDVQEKVVR
- a CDS encoding sodium:solute symporter family transporter produces the protein MTSGFSTLDYIVFILYAVTILFMGLWVSRTKGGVEKTSEEYFLADKSLTWWAVGASLIAANISAEHFIGTSGSGFAIGLAISAYEWMAAIALLVVAKFFLPVFIDKGIYTMPQFLNQRFNRGVSTAFAVFWLLVYVFVNLTSVSYLGALAMESIMGIPLQYGIIGLLVFSAIYSIYGGLEAVAWTDVVQVVFMVGGGLVTTFLALDAVGAGDGVMAGLFNLYDRARDHFTMVIPEGRIYVPDGSGGQKDAFIDLPGIAVIAGAMWATNLGYWGFNQYIIQKGLAAKSINEAKRGLLFAAFLKILMPLIVVIPGIAAYVLLNAHTPEELAAILGKTVAEIGTIDKSDEAYPWLLKNFVPSGIRGLAFAALAAAIVSSLASMVNSTATIFTMDIYNPYFKPNASSRQLVRVGRIVAIVSLAIAAIVAPQLSSLDQVFQYIQEYTGYIYPGVVAVFGMGLFWRQITANAALWTAIATIPAGIVFKIISPDMPFLLRMGYVFIILCLIASVISFAEKGVKVKSPLPPESRQRKIAGYSYVFFVLAIITLIAAIVYTPEYSYYGIESLFFLAALFAMIGIILYTNAKMPLSDPKAIVSDPVLFNTGTPFNIGAAGVILIIGLIYYFLWY
- the araA gene encoding L-arabinose isomerase — encoded protein: MVDLKQFEIWFVTGSQHLYGEETLRQVAEHSQQIAQGLDQAGQVPVRVVFKPVVKTTEEIFRICQDANVAENCVGVVAWMHTFSPAKMWIGGLKILKKPLLHLHTQFNRDIPWNSIDMDFMNLNQSAHGDREFGFIVSRLRMNRKVVVGHWQEAEVLEQIGSWARVACGWHDWQGAKFARFGDNMRYVAVTEGDKVEAEMKFGFSVNTYGIGDLVQFINQISDGEVDTLTQEYEERYAVVEALRKGGGQYNALRDAARIELGLRTFLEDGNFKGFSDTFEDLHGMVQLPGIAAQRLMGQGYGFAGEGDWKTAALVRAMKVMGSGLPGGNAFMEDYTYHFDPNNALVLGSHMLEIDESIASGRPSCEVHPLGIGGKADPVRLVFNVAGGPALNASIIDMGNRFRLLVNEVEAVEPQHDLPNLPVARVLWKPYPDMKTGCAAWILAGGAHHTCYSQNLTSEQLQDFADMAGIESVVIDKDTRLRQLQNELRWSEVYYQVNCTF
- a CDS encoding HAD family hydrolase; the encoded protein is MKHTKTAFLFDLNGTVIDDMEYHAEAWHEILTNDLGADLTWGEVKKEMYGKNSEVLARIFGENHFSDKEVQQLSFKKEQYYQQAYKPHLKLINGLHDFLKKAAAHDVKMAIASAAITDNINFVVDNLDVRQYFDAFVSADDVTTSKPDPETFLEAAKKLHADPADCIVFEDAPKGVEAAQNAGMKCVVITTAHPKEDFKQYENVIAYIGDYTDPYITNFFSVQE